From Carassius auratus strain Wakin chromosome 33, ASM336829v1, whole genome shotgun sequence, the proteins below share one genomic window:
- the LOC113052780 gene encoding DNA polymerase beta-like produces MSKRKAPQETLNEGITDFLIELANYERNVNRAIHKYNAYRKAASVIAKYPQKIKSGTEAKKLDGVGAKIAEKIDEFLATGKLRKLEKIRSDDTSSSINFLTRVTGIGPAAARKFYDEGVRNLDDLKKIEHKLNHHQQIGLKYFEEFEKRIPRAEMQKMEALILKELDVVDPEYIGTICGSYRRGAESSGDIDILLTHPDFTSQSEKQPKLLHAVVDHLESVGFITDTLSKGDTKFMGVCQLKKEEEDEEEYLHRRIDIRLIPKDQYYCGVLYFTGSDIFNKNMRTHALEKGFTINEYTIRPVGVTGVAGEPLLVDSEKDIFDYIQWKYKEPKERSE; encoded by the exons ATGAGTAAAAGGAAAGCGCCACAGGAAACTCTGAACGAAGGAATCACAGATTTTCTCATAG AGTTGGCCAATTATGAGAGAAATGTCAACAGAGCCATCCATAAATACAATGCTTACAG AAAAGCAGCATCTGTGATCGCCAAATACCCTCAAAAGATCAAAAGTGGAACCGAAGCAAAGAAACTG GATGGAGTTGGTGCAAAGATAGCTGAGAAAATCGATGAGTTTTTAGCGACAGGAAAGCTGCGCAAGCTGGAGAAG ATTCGCAGTGATGACACAAGCTCCTCCATCAACTTCTTAACTCGAGTGACTGGGATCGG TCCTGCTGCGGCCAGGAAATTTTACGATGAAGGCGTCAGGAACTTAGACG ATCTGAAGAAGATCGAACACAAACTGAACCATCATCAGCAGATCGGGTTAAA GTACTTTGAGGAGTTTGAGAAGAGAATCCCTCGTGCAGAAATGCAGAAAATGGAG GCTCTGATACTGAAGGAGCTGGATGTGGTGGACCCCGAGTACATCGGCACCATCTGCGGCAGCTACAGACGAG GAGCAGAGTCGAGTGGTGATATTGATATACTCCTGACCCATCCGGACTTCACCTCTCAGTCTGAGAAACAG CCCAAACTCCTTCATGCCGTCGTGGATCATCTGGAGTCCGTCGGCTTCATTACCGACACACTTTCTAAAGGAGACACTAAGTTTATG GGTGTGTGTCAGCTGAAGaaagaagaggaagatgaagaagagTATTTGCACCGCCGTATTGACATCAG GCTTATCCCGAAGGATCAGTATTACTGCGGTGTGCTGTACTTCACCGGCAGTGACATATTCAACAAGAACATGAGGACTCATGCGCTGGAGAAAGGCTTCACTATCAACGAATACACCATCCGTCCCGTGGGTGTCACCG GTGTTGCTGGAGAGCCTCTGCTGGTGGACAGTGAGAAGGACATCTTTGACTACATCCAGTGGAAATACAAGGAACCGAAGGAGCGCAGCGAGTGA